The DNA region GCAGCGGCTCCGCCCAGGGGAAGACGTACTGGAACAGCGTGTAGACGACCGCCAGGACCAGGACGAGTGCGATCAGCCCCCGAACCCACGCGTTACCCGGCAGATGCCGCCAGATCCAGCCGTACATGCTGTCCCCTCCATTCGGTACGGCACCAGACTAGACCCGTACTTCGCGGGTCGTTGATTTAGGTCTGTGGCCAGCGGGTTTGTGTGATGTCGGTGTCGAGGAGGTCGAGGAGGTGGAGTTGGACGCCGCGGTTGATCTGGACAGTTGGCGGGTCAGTGATGTTGCCGATCCGCAGGGTGAGTTCGCCGAGGTGATAGAGGATCATCCGGCCGGTGGGGCGGACGCGGCGGTTGTCCGGGTAGAGGCCGGTCATGGTCTCTTCGGGGCCAAGCGCGCGTCTGACTTGCCGCTCGATCAGGCAGAAAACCAGCAGGGCCAGGCAGATCACCTGGATCAGCGCGGCGACGCGCCGGTTGTGCTGCACGAAGACCGGTGCGACCGCGAGGGGGCCCTTGAAATCGTGGTAACGGCGTTCGACCTCGCCCTGGCCTTTGTAGTGGATCAGTACCTGGGCCGGGCCGGCCTTCTCGGCCGGGATGCTGGTGATGAGGGAGTACCAGCCGTCGACGGCTGCTTCGGCTGTGAGGATGTCCTGGTCGAAGTGCCAGGCAAGGCCGGGGGTGCCGTGCTCGTCCTCGGTGATCTGCCAGCGCAGGCAGGAGATGACACGGCGCTTGGCTGTGATGACGCCAATCCGGGCGACGATCTTCTCGCGGGTCTTGTAGTGCCGTCCGCCCGCGGCGGCGGCGAGTTTGGCGAGGTCTTCAGTGGCCTTCGCCAGCCGTTTGGCCCGGGCTGCCTGCTGGCCTGCCGCAACGGCGGTGGAATGGACCAGGATCCGGCGCACGGTCAGCAGCGGGTCGCTCTTGCGGCGGCCGGCCAGCGTGTGAAGATCCTCCAGGACCCGGTATGTCTCCCGTTCCGTCTCCGGTTTCCTCTCGTCCCGCCCGGGCACCCAGCCGACAGGATCGGCCCCCTGGGAATCCTGGACCGCGTAGACGTCGTCCTTGATCTGCGCGGCCGGCACGGGCGCGATGAACTCCACCCCAGCCTCCAGCAGGGCCGTGATGTTGGAGTAGGACACCAGCTTGGAGTCGGCGACCATCAAGAACTCCTGGGCACCGGCCATCGCCTTCAGATCGTTCATCGCTCCGACGACCTGGCTGACCTCGGCCGCGGCGCCGCTGAAGACCCTGGAGTGCACGGGGATACCGCCGTCGGCGGCCACCGCGAGCCCGGCCTGGACCTGTTTGAGGTCCACCCGCCGGTCCTTGGGATGCCCGTTGCAGGCAATGAACGGATACCGCTCGTCCTGGTCCTCGACGGGGAAGGCACCGTGGACGGACATGCTGGTCATGTCCCAGTGCAGCCGGGAGACGTCGATCCCGAACTCGGTGATCGCCCGCGCGCCGACAGTACCGGCGATGGCCTCCAGCTTGGGCGCGATCGCGTCCAACGCGCGGGCCAGACGGTCGTCGTTGAGCAGGTCCGGCGTGATGCCGAAGACCTCCTCCACCGCCCAGGTGCGGGCCCAGTCCCCGACCCGCACCAGCGGTGCGGGCGACGTCAGCCTATTGGCCACCAGCGCCTCGATGACCTGCCCGTGCGTCAGATGAGCACTCGCACCACCCGGACACAACTCATCGACGACCCCAGCCACATCCAGCCGGCGCAGAAACTCGGCAGCGACAGGCAGAGCGCCCAGA from Streptomyces sp. NBC_01754 includes:
- a CDS encoding IS1634 family transposase, which produces MVEKRLGALPVAAEFLRRLDVAGVVDELCPGGASAHLTHGQVIEALVANRLTSPAPLVRVGDWARTWAVEEVFGITPDLLNDDRLARALDAIAPKLEAIAGTVGARAITEFGIDVSRLHWDMTSMSVHGAFPVEDQDERYPFIACNGHPKDRRVDLKQVQAGLAVAADGGIPVHSRVFSGAAAEVSQVVGAMNDLKAMAGAQEFLMVADSKLVSYSNITALLEAGVEFIAPVPAAQIKDDVYAVQDSQGADPVGWVPGRDERKPETERETYRVLEDLHTLAGRRKSDPLLTVRRILVHSTAVAAGQQAARAKRLAKATEDLAKLAAAAGGRHYKTREKIVARIGVITAKRRVISCLRWQITEDEHGTPGLAWHFDQDILTAEAAVDGWYSLITSIPAEKAGPAQVLIHYKGQGEVERRYHDFKGPLAVAPVFVQHNRRVAALIQVICLALLVFCLIERQVRRALGPEETMTGLYPDNRRVRPTGRMILYHLGELTLRIGNITDPPTVQINRGVQLHLLDLLDTDITQTRWPQT